From Mesobacillus jeotgali, the proteins below share one genomic window:
- a CDS encoding DEAD/DEAH box helicase: MSKRSFADYHVSEEIQRALAVLKYETPTEVQSKVIPLAMENQDLVVKSQTGSGKTASFGIPVSDLIEWEEKKPQVLILTPTRELAVQVREDITNIGRFKRIKAVAVYGKEPFSKQKEELKQKTHVVVGTPGRVMDHIERETLVLDEIKYLIIDEADEMLNRGFIDEVEAIIKQVPSTRVTMVFSATMPKDIESLCHKYMTEPIYIEIESTGITADTIEHSLIEVKEEEKLSLLKDVTITENPDSCLIFCRTKEHVDTVYSELDQSGYSCEKLHGGLEQEDRFAVMEGFKMGNFRYLVATDVAARGIDIDNVNLVINYDVPMEKESYVHRAGRTGRAGNKGKAITFSTPYEGKFIKAIEKYIGFEIPIIEAPSQPEVAGAKADFEEKLNGRRIVRNNKTARINQDIMKLHFSGGKKKKIRAVDFVGTIAKIPGVTADDIGIITIKDHMSYVDILNGKGSLVLQAMENATIKGKKLKVSKAIK, from the coding sequence ATGAGTAAAAGAAGTTTTGCAGATTATCATGTAAGCGAAGAAATACAAAGAGCACTAGCTGTGTTGAAATATGAAACTCCAACAGAAGTACAAAGTAAAGTGATTCCTTTAGCAATGGAAAACCAGGATTTGGTCGTAAAGTCTCAAACCGGAAGCGGAAAGACTGCATCCTTTGGTATTCCTGTTTCGGATTTGATTGAATGGGAGGAAAAAAAACCACAGGTGTTAATTCTTACCCCAACCAGGGAGCTTGCGGTTCAAGTCCGCGAAGATATTACGAATATCGGAAGGTTTAAACGCATTAAAGCCGTTGCCGTCTATGGAAAAGAGCCTTTTTCAAAACAAAAGGAAGAATTGAAACAAAAAACTCATGTAGTCGTCGGAACGCCCGGACGGGTTATGGACCATATTGAACGAGAAACCCTGGTTTTGGATGAAATCAAGTATCTGATCATTGATGAAGCTGATGAGATGCTCAATAGAGGTTTCATCGATGAAGTGGAAGCGATCATTAAACAGGTGCCTTCAACCCGGGTGACAATGGTGTTTTCTGCTACCATGCCTAAAGATATAGAAAGTCTTTGTCATAAATATATGACTGAGCCTATTTATATTGAGATTGAATCAACCGGTATAACGGCCGATACCATTGAACATTCTTTAATTGAAGTGAAAGAAGAAGAAAAGCTCTCACTACTTAAAGATGTCACGATTACAGAAAACCCAGACAGCTGCCTCATTTTCTGCCGGACCAAAGAACATGTGGATACTGTTTACAGCGAACTTGATCAAAGCGGATATTCTTGTGAAAAGCTACATGGCGGACTGGAACAAGAAGACCGTTTTGCTGTTATGGAGGGTTTCAAAATGGGAAACTTCCGCTACCTCGTGGCCACCGATGTAGCTGCCAGAGGCATTGATATTGATAACGTCAATCTTGTCATCAACTATGACGTTCCAATGGAAAAAGAGAGCTATGTGCACCGGGCTGGCAGAACCGGCCGTGCCGGAAATAAAGGCAAGGCAATTACATTTTCAACACCTTATGAAGGAAAATTCATTAAAGCCATTGAAAAATACATCGGCTTTGAGATCCCTATTATTGAAGCTCCCAGCCAACCGGAAGTGGCTGGTGCAAAAGCTGATTTCGAAGAAAAACTTAATGGCAGGCGAATTGTAAGAAACAATAAAACCGCCCGAATCAATCAGGATATTATGAAACTCCATTTCAGCGGCGGTAAAAAGAAGAAAATCCGTGCTGTTGATTTTGTTGGAACAATTGCGAAAATCCCGGGAGTCACAGCAGATGACATCGGCATCATTACCATCAAGGATCATATGTCATATGTTGACATTCTGAATGGGAAAGGCTCGCTAGTCTTACAAGCCATGGAGAATGCGACCATCAAAGGAAAGAAATTAAAAGTCAGCAAAGCCATTAAATAA
- a CDS encoding MurR/RpiR family transcriptional regulator — protein MIDISKIIQGKNLSELEVQLVQYIVVNIDQVLQMGVRRIAKENFTSPATVIRLSKKLGYAGFVDMYYQLLPLVKKADLPQSGMMEDYLEISEKDFLNHNSLEDIQTFINNVLNLRQRYIFIYATGFSSIAAEYLYKKLLVLGRKTIVASGSDSIGVFENNLEDIGALVVISKSGETQLILDKLQAAKEHNIFTVSFTKETENRIAALSNLNFKITDHNKLDDRNMLPNSFFPSLLLMFEFIVKMYLDTISNKN, from the coding sequence ATGATCGATATCAGCAAAATCATTCAAGGGAAGAATCTGTCGGAACTGGAAGTTCAATTGGTTCAGTATATCGTGGTGAACATTGATCAGGTTTTGCAGATGGGTGTCCGCAGGATTGCGAAGGAGAATTTCACTTCTCCTGCGACGGTGATCCGGCTGTCAAAGAAGCTGGGCTATGCGGGTTTTGTGGATATGTATTATCAGCTTTTGCCTCTTGTGAAGAAGGCGGATTTACCGCAGAGCGGCATGATGGAAGATTATCTGGAAATCAGTGAGAAGGATTTTTTAAATCATAATTCGCTGGAGGATATCCAAACGTTTATTAATAATGTATTGAATCTTCGTCAGCGCTATATCTTTATTTATGCTACGGGGTTTTCTTCCATTGCGGCTGAGTATTTGTATAAAAAGCTATTAGTACTGGGAAGAAAAACGATTGTGGCGAGTGGCAGTGATTCAATTGGCGTATTCGAAAATAATTTGGAGGATATCGGGGCTCTTGTCGTGATTTCAAAATCAGGGGAAACACAGCTGATCCTGGACAAACTGCAGGCAGCCAAAGAGCATAATATTTTTACCGTATCGTTCACGAAAGAAACGGAGAATCGGATTGCTGCGCTTTCAAACTTGAACTTTAAAATCACCGACCATAATAAACTGGATGACCGCAATATGCTGCCAAACAGCTTCTTTCCCAGTCTGCTGCTGATGTTTGAGTTTATTGTAAAGATGTATCTTGATACGATATCAAATAAGAACTGA